ttcaaaaagaaaaaaatcgaGGACATCAAACTGGACACTCCACCCTTTTGTTCTACAACCTCTTCCTCGTGGGTATGATATTTTCAGCACCCTACACATAAAGTGTCCTTGATGAGGCAAGATGTGCAGACACCCCATACGCATTTCCACACCGGGTTTAAAGACAGCTCCGACACAGCCTTCACTCGATGGTCATGCCACTCCTTAATACACTGGTATGCAGACCGCACCGTGAACCGGTCATTTGCGCCTCTCCCCCACACCAACCTATCCTCCACATTGACATCCACCATTGGTAACTGCAGAACCTGGTAGCTTCAAAGGGTAACAAGATCTGCTTGACCAGTCACACAGCCTCCCTGTCCATCAACTGGTAAACATGGGATAGTAGGTAGATTTTATATTCAAGAGGATATCATTATCAAATAATGGATGTCAAAAATTAATGTTAAAGAAGTCAGATAACTATAAGATGATCATTCATTAAATTTTGATAAAGATCGATCTTTGTTTGGAAGATTCATATAAACAGTTTGGTAAATACGGGCCGTAGACTCAGCAATAACGTTATATATGAATAATCAATTCAAGAAttcgtaaaaaaaaaatacaaaattgaaGGCGTTAACCATCaattcaatttaattaattattttattttatttttttatacataaagATAAATTGTACCTTCCAGAATTTGATTTCTTGACCCCCCTCCAACCATATGTCCttcaactcttaccacttaaaaAACAATACATATCAattcttaatttataaaaactaaattattcaatttttctttgaaGGTGATATTCAAATTCAATCTATCTTTTAAAGATAAGccaattgaaatttgaaatgttAGCTATTCATTAAGTCCGATCGAAcagataaaaataagatttcAGTAATCTAGTGTGGGGATATTTCTAGCAccactataaaaaaaaaccctatAGAAATTAATGTAAAGTCAGTTAGAACTTTTCTAGtatcttttttttatctctgCTTAGGTCTTCTTGATTTCTTGTTTTCCGTCAATGGAGAACACTAACTCTCCACTGCCTTGTATTGTTATTGATCAAGATCGTAGGAATAACACACTGAAATCGTTACCACCTGGTTTCAAGTTTCTACCAGAAGATTATGAGTTGATCAAGTATTATTTGCAAGCTAAACTCAATGGTCGCCCTATTCCTTGTGATCAAATTTATGATGTTAATGTTTACAATTATGACCCTCAAGAACTCAATGGTATGTAACTTTatgtattattattaatttattatcatCCAAAACGTACAtcctaaattgatttttttattattattgtattttattttacgCAGATATATTTAAACGTGAAGGAGTACAAGACATGTATTTTTTCAATTCAAGAAATCGGAAATACCCAAATGGACATCGCCCTGATCGTGCTGTTGAAGGTTTTGGTTTTTGGAAGGCTAGTGGAAAAGAAACACCAATAAATAGCAATGGAAATACTATTGGATTTAAAAGGACATTGGTGTTTTACAGAGGAAAACCTAACAAAGATCCAGTGAAAACAAATTGGATTATGAAAGAGTTTACACTAAATTACAAGGCGAATGTTGCAAGCTCAGGCACTGCACTTCCAACTAAGGTAAACAATTCATGAGATTTCAACTTAAAGATAATGCATGAGTTTTTTACTTTTCATAATTATGAGTGATTTAAGCTAGGCAGTGACTATTTGCGCCTCCCCGTTTTACTAAGTCCGCCAtctccttttttaaaaattccaacattgcccttagtaaaaaaaaataaaaaggtaatattttatttttacttcccacacaccatctccttcttcctcctcatcctcctctTAATCCTCCACTCCCAATTTCTTTTGGATGATCTCAAGTCAAGAATAGAAGCTTACCCATATAAGTTTTTACCTTTTTCTGAgctttttttcagttttttttagcTTTCATCGCGATTTCGCGACTTCCCGACTTAACTGGTTAGTCCCGCACTTAAACATGCGGTAGTGAAACAAATTACATGCTCCCGCTAACATAAGTGCGGAAGTGTGAAATTTATACCTTCCGCTAACTTGTTAGAGGAAGTGAAAAACTTAGTCATTTCAATCGTGTTAAGGTCTGGTACTGCTAcctaaataaaattgattttcccGCACTTAAAAGTGCGGAACGTGATGTGTTGGAATAATAGTTCCGAAGTTTAAACTGTGGAAGGCAAATTCAGAGAGAATTCagagagaattaaaaaaaaattgactatCCGCAGGCTAACCGCACTTAAACATGCGGTAGTCATAAAACCTGTCCGCAGTTTAAAGTGCGGGCAAGTCACGAAACATCCTCCCATGACAGAATCAAATCGAGGGACTGAATGAAGACACATAATACAACCTCCCATGGTTAATGTGGGTTTGAGAGACTTGATTTTGTAAGGGTTGcaaattttgaaattgggttgGAGAGGAAGAGGACTTATACGCTTGAAAGAGGGGGGAGGGTTTGTAGGGAAAGATAaggtagttttttttaatttaaattactgAAGGGTATTTTGGTCTTTTTTCAGTTTTGGGGATGGCGCACTTAGTAAAATAGGAGGCGCAAATAGTCACTGCCTTTAAGCTAATAGTATATGATAATTATAGGTAGCgctcacttggtgagctaaggAAAATGAAGGCTATTGaaggatgaagggtgaagggctagggttcaaaccctggcgaatgaactaatttactaacaattgacaactaatatttgcctattaattttttttttgcatataGAACATATGGCAAGCATCTCATGTATTACttgatttattaattttttaaaataacatgtaaaaaaatatttgatacaaaaaaaaactgaaattgtcTCATGTTTACAATATTAATTTTAGAGTGATTTTGAATTCATCAGATAATATTCGGTCCATTTAACCTAAAAAATTGTCTGATATAAAGAAAATATTGTCTGATCATTGAGAAATTTGTATAGGGCTTTACATATGTACTTTTGATGTTTATCTTTACACATATTTTGAATATCAAATTATGATtctaaaaaaatttcatttatgTTTGTATAAATGCAGTTGGATGACTGGGTTCTTTGCAAAATTTATAAGAACAAAAGTAATAATATGAAAAGCCAAGATACTGAGAAAGTGAATGAAGGCCTAGGTGAAAAGCAAAGTCAACACTTTGAAGAAATGGCAACATCGCATGAAGTGATTCCTGCTCAGCAAATGCAAATTCCTTCTTCAGATTTTCCTATTTTAGAGAACCTAACTGTTAATACCAAAATTAAATACCTTGAGTCAAGAACAATACTTTGTTATTTGAATATATTTCTATTTGCATGCCTTATATTTCGACCTACTTGGCCACTGGATGCATGCTTCAGATATACCAAAGCGGCTTTGGTCGAAATTAATGGTTCAAGTTTGTTATCTCAAATTGGAAGACCAAGTCAAATTGGTAATTGATCAAATTGACAGCACATACTTTGCGGTTACTAAATGATGCTTGGAGTGGGTTTTTCAAATTGTCAAACGGTTATCAAGTGAAACTGGCAGCAGCATAGCATAGCATCATGGAGTAGTTACTACATATTAGGGAGAGTTGTTGCTGGAAGTTATTATTTTGTAATCATGCCAAATAAATGGCTGTAGATTGTGTAGTTATTTCTAGTTCATTTGTAACCGTAGGATCTAGTAGCAGTTTCATTCCAAGTTCTATAAGTAGCAAATCTAATTGTAAAATTACTCAGACTCACACAattactcaaaactctcaatggatgcctccaagtctcatgtgacatatggctacaaagagactaagagtgtgctgtgattctcacctttaattttcaatgcaatttcatttcctttgccattttgatttccttttactttttgttcctctttttcctttcgaTCCTCtactattttttcccttttgttcatactgttcttcacaaaaacccgaccttgacatttaaaacgtcttcactaaagaacccagagaggactccgaatccggtccttaaattgcttttggattctgtttgtttaccaaaaatcggtgtaaacaaattggcacacctggtGGGACCATTttagtgaaaactaagttttaaagTGTCATTTGTATTTGGTCCTGAATCTGTATTCAATATTTAATTCCACATATTGGTTTTGAGAATTCAAGACCAAATTATCATGGACCAGCGTGACTTCATTTTGGTCTCTGTACTTCAACGCCATAAGTTTATGTCAAATTGATTGTCATATTGATCAATCTTGACGTACACACATAATCAAGTGGAATTTATATTTGTTTGCCAATTAAAGTATTGGTACTTCTATTCGTA
This portion of the Lotus japonicus ecotype B-129 chromosome 3, LjGifu_v1.2 genome encodes:
- the LOC130749033 gene encoding NAC domain-containing protein 67-like, which translates into the protein MENTNSPLPCIVIDQDRRNNTLKSLPPGFKFLPEDYELIKYYLQAKLNGRPIPCDQIYDVNVYNYDPQELNDIFKREGVQDMYFFNSRNRKYPNGHRPDRAVEGFGFWKASGKETPINSNGNTIGFKRTLVFYRGKPNKDPVKTNWIMKEFTLNYKANVASSGTALPTKLDDWVLCKIYKNKSNNMKSQDTEKVNEGLGEKQSQHFEEMATSHEVIPAQQMQIPSSDFPILENLTVNTKIKYLESRTILCYLNIFLFACLIFRPTWPLDACFRYTKAALVEINGSSLLSQIGRPSQIGN